GCAGGCAAGTAAGTGATGTTTTTAAAGGCTAATAAAGATGTACTTTAGTTTTGAGAATAAAGCTTTTGAGTAAGTAAATCTTTTCATCCAATCTTTTGGACATACCTACATACGTTAGTTTTTTTCgacaatattgttaaatatctacgtttgttgtattataattgtattcaaAACACGGCTCGGATAGGGTATTGAACTCTGCGGATGAAGTTGAGGAAGAATATATCTAATTAGTTCACAACAAATAAGGTTCAATATTAACGATATCAATATACGCGACATAATTGGGTTGTTTGTTAGATTatatattaatctaattatCCTTGTTCTACCTACAGCCTACATGCAATGGaaattctatatatttttttttacataataattgtcCTTAACGATTTGTACAGACTTACACGGGATCTATTCTAGTCGCAGTGAATCCTTACAAGGAGTTAGGATGTTACACAACGGtaagttttatgaattttcCTTACTTATTAGTACTTAGAACCTACCACCAAGAAAATGATGGTAGGAAGCAATATGCAAGATACTTATGTGATATCGGATTTCTCACGCTTATTTACCGGGATCTGCCggaatagtttcggacctaactggAGTTTCTAATCATAAGTTGACGTGACCCTCTAAATGAgacgggcgatcccgataaatatgcgggAGGAAACCTTTCTATCATTGAAATATGAATCATCCTAACGAAAACTACTACAtagtacatataaaaaaatagaagttagTTGCTTacgttttaacaaaataatcattcgCAATACCGGAACAGCGTATTCCCTTTCAATTCATTCAATGAGAACCTCTTAACGAATGATATAGAAGATTCAATGGCAACAAAACCAACAAGCTTACTATGTATCACTATTAACGATCATCATAAATGGAGGctgaacaacaaaaacacatcaagGTGTTACTCGCTTTAAGAGTTCCTCCCAATTGTCTCGGGCGTTTCTTTAGCAGTTCCCCGTCACAATGGCAAGTTTCCATCAATTGCCTTTCGCTGATAAACAAGaggaaatcataaattattcagTAGTTAATTATCTATTATGTATGAGTGCATACATTAGTGTGGGTAGTGATACACTTGAATAGCTCCTAATTATGTTGACGCTGAAAACTGTGTGGGCTTTGTCTTTCAGTAGACGTTTCAGTTAATTTGCCTTCAAATGCAAAATACCTTCAGTTGAAATTGtgaatgtaaatgtttgtgtaaactTTTGTGAGATGGTATTATAATTTNNNNNNNNNNNNNNNNNNNNNNNNNNNNNNNNNNNNNNNNNNNNNNNNNNNNNNNNNNNNNNNNNNNNNNNNNNNNNNNNNNNNNNNNNNNNNNNNNNNNNNNNNNNNNNNNNNNNNNNNNNNNNNNNNNNNNNNNNNNNNNNNNNNNNNNNNNNNNNNNNNNNNNNNNNNNNNNNNNNNNNNNNNNNNNNNNNNNNNNNNNNNNNNNNNNNNNNNNNNNNNNNNNNNNNNNNNNNNNNNNNNNNNNNNNNNNNNNNNNNNNNNNNNNNNNNNNNNNNNNNNNNNNNNNNNNNNNNNNNNNNNNNNNNNNNNNNNNNNNNNNNNNNNNNNNNNNNNNNNNNNNNNNNNNNNNNNNNNNNNNNNNNNNNNNNNNNNNNNNNNNNNNNNNNNNNNNNNNNNNNNNNNNNNNNNNNNNNNNNNNNNNNNNNNNNNNNNNNNNNNNNNNNNNNNNNNNNNNNNNNNNNNNNNNNNNNNNNNNNNNNNNNNNNNNNNNNNNNNNNNNNNNNNNNNNNNNNNNNNNNNNNNNNNNNNNNNNNNNNNNNNNNNNNNNNNNNNNNNNNNNNNNNNNNNNNNNNNNNNNNNNNNNNNNNNNNNNNNNNNNNNNNNNNNNNNNNNNNNNNNNNNNNNNNNNNNNNNNNNNNNNNNNNNNNNNNNNNNNNNNNNNNNNNNNNNNNNNNNNNNNNNNNNNNNNNNNNNNNNNNNNNNNNNNNNNNNNNNNNNNNNNNNNNNNNNNNNNNNNNNNNNNNNNNNNNNNNNNNNNNNNNNNNNNNNNNNNNNNNNNNNNNNNNNNNNNNNNNNNNNNNNNNNNNNNNNNNNNNNNNNNNNNNNNNNNNNNNNNNNNNNNNNNNNNNNNNNNNNNNNNNNNNNNNNNNNNNNNNNNNNNNNNNNNNNNNNNNNNNNNNNNNNNNNNNNNNNNNNNNNNNNNNNNNNNNNNNNNNNNNNNNNNNNNNNNNNNNNNNNNNNNNNNNNNNNNNNNNNNNNNNNNNNNNNNNNNNNNNNNAAAACGTGTTTATATACGTATGGACAAAAATAACTGTATGGATTTCCTTTGTGATAGTATTTGTGTTTAATATATCTTGTTTTTATGTAGATATATCTGAGAGGCCATAGTAAGACAGTTCTTAGATATAGCTTTTAGATTCGTATCCACTGGACCGTATTTAGATATCCTAAAGATTGTTTTTGGACCACTCCCCGTATGTTACGAGGAGCTATCCTCACTTTACAAGTGGTAATTACTAGTAACACATAAGATCACTCCGTTTTTAGTACTTTAAACAATTATGTAGTGCCTTTTTGCCAAAGAAAAGATTACCAAATTAAATACACATATAACTcaaataaatcagtcgtttatttatttaaattgtgttgttACATAAAGACACACTAAAACAAAAGGGTTGCTAGTAGACAATAATTAATAGGTGTAAAATCGTATCATATTTTTCTCTAGTGTCTGGCTTCCGTAGTCCCATTTCTCGCCGTTCATAACTTCATTCATCCATTTCTTCGTGTTTCATTTTTGCTTGCACATCATTAGAAATCGTTTAAATCgaatattaaatggaattcTCAACTCtagtacaataaataatgatgtttgTATTTCTGAATGTCTGTCCACTGTCACATTTGGTCTTTGAGTAATGAATCAAAACtactaatgatattttaatagcatttctttaataatttttctAAGCCGAGCATAAGAAATGCAGTGTGATTTTTATCATCATGGGAATATCATTTAGGAAAGAAATAAAGAAGTtaccaaaaactataaaattaccACGAATTATGAATAAAAGTATCCTACAaccaaataaatacttcataatTCCTCTTGAAAACTCACCGGACATCTTTTCTCTaacgataatttttttttctactctaTAATATGTTTACGTTATACCCGAAATCAGAACATCTGACATCTTAAACAAATCTAAAACCATAAACCTACCTGTAATTATTCTATAGGTTGTATATTTGTTCTTATAATACAGTCTTTATTTACGCTAcaactgaactgatttaaagcaataatttgaATGCCATGTTCTCAAGGGACCGAGACGACGGTTACGGTGCTTGGAGCTCGTGTGAACACCTCCTTATATGTTCCCATATCTGGTAAAGGCAGTACATGTCCTTAGGAAATTAGTTGTTTATAAAGTCAATGAATTTTCACCCCTAAGGTGCACAATATAAGAGTTAATATTTGGCTCCTATAGACCCATATCTGGTAGAAACATTGTTCTACATGTAAACAAATCCTTAACAAACGAATATAGTCTTTAAACTCATAGAATTCTCACCCTTTAAGTAGTGTACAATAAGAGCTAATATCGCATAAAGTTTAACAATCATAAAAGTCTTATGAACGGTTTAGGCATTGTACAAGATGATACATAAATAACCGTGTCATGATTACTAATTAGGAGCTAATCAGTATTCCGTAACAACCATTAACAAGTTAATAAAAGTAACCCAATAAATGCTGGCTGGTAATAAATGAGCTGGGAATGTACAATGCCTTATTCATGGAGATTTCACAAAGGAATTTATTAGCGATGAACATTAGTACTAGAGACGGGGATTAGGTTTATGTTAATGTCATTTTGACGTTTATAGCTTGCGAAATACAATGGATTAAGGGTATTATTAACACTGATAGAATTCATATTGAAGGGATTTTAGAAGCGCAGATAGCTGACCATGCTTTTGCCCCTGTTTCTGAAAAGCGGTGCGGCTCGTTCGAGCCACACACATGGTACATTCGTTCCATGTGAAAATGCACAAATCCAATTTATTCTAAATTTCGAGAATTCTAGGATTGGAACTGATTTGATTTTCGTGTTTTTCGTTTTCATTTGGACCATAATAACTACAACTCGAGCCGAACACACTTTTATAAGGACTTTCAAGTCatctaaagaaaagaaaattccaATTTTAGCATCGTCCTTCacacaaaaactttaaacatgCGTTGGCAATCAGCTCCAGACGCGCCTCACTTTGTAAGTGGTGTCCAAAAAGATAGAAAAGTGCGCTCTCTTGTATCAtgtaaatgatacaaaaaaataatttggatagTGTTAACGGATTTTCGTTTCTGACTGTACATTTTGTAAGGACAAATCCGGAGCAAATGTGGGCGTAACGAAAACTTTGCGACAGCTGACTATTTAAACACGAGTAAGATTAAAATTTGCGTGCGAATTAGATTTACAGAGTGTACAAGAAAACGCTGtccttttacaaaaataaaatctttgtgGCGTGAACTGAGTCGTACCGTTTTACAGGGCTAGGGAAAagcaagagattttttttataaacacggctcccgctctaaggaatttaatcgcgcggtgtttcacaaacatacaattcacatgcacaatgtCACCCAGACTTAGAAACAGATGAACGATTTCATGCTTCCAAAATCCCTTTAATGTGAATTCTATCAGAGTAAATTACAAGCACCTTCTCTCCGAATCCTTGCctccaataatattatttccctGTATATGTCTTTTCATGTGTAGTTTCGAAGtcttaatacttaaatataatattttaaaaataaaatacgtaacatAACATACTGGGCTAGTATTTATCTCTGTTCACAAGTGTTAACACCGTTTCTAAAGTCACCGCATCAGTATTCTTGTAACACGTTAGAAAACCTAATTATCATAATGCTCCCGAGTCGGGAAAATACCTAGGTTTTAGTTATCTCCTGTCGCTAGAATGTGACCTAGCATACTAAACGTGTGCTCAAACTTTTGCTACCAATCTTAGCGGCAATTCTCATAAGTGTatcaataagttttattataagcttAGTATCTAAAAGCGTAGCCTTACATGGTctacattattatttagttaatattttgatctaatcaaatacgcggggcgcacgtgccgtgaaatcgcaaaagatagaGAGGTCTGGAAGAGAAAGAGGGAGGCCTTTCGTCCATCATCTAAAACagactgtaaaaaataaattatgcataaaaaatgtcccagcaaacgttttgccatacaattgagtttttttggaataaaagaAAGCTGTCtaaaaaatagatgtccgattctcagacctaccgaatatgtacacaaaatttcataagtatTGTTCgagccgtttcagaggagttACATTTCATAAACGGTgatacgagaattttatatattagataatatttagataaaaacattttatgtaatattaataaatttatatcaacGTGCCTCCACAAAGCAAAGACCTCTATTTATCCTATTCCTAACAAAGGCGGGTTTCGTTTTTGTCCTTAATTATGGCTTACATAACGGCTCATAAGACTTTTCCCAAGATTCCTAAGTACGCTTATCCCTCGTAATACCTACCTAACCTTTTTAAGATCATTCTGTCTCCAAGAAACTCGGTATTTATTTCCTAAGCAATAACATTCCGGTGGCGTTATTACGTATTTTGCCAAAGCAATAGCAAAAGTCGCAGTAAGATGACATAACTTAATATGAATTAGCAATTTAACCTCAATGTAAGTCCAATTCTAGTGTGTTTTTGCTTTTGCTACGTATAATATGATTTACGTAATAGTACTCGAGAATTCGTTTACGAGTAAAAGGGGCTTGTTAATAAAAGAACGCTCCTGGACTATAAACGTTGTTATATCGCCTACGCGTCGCCTCGGCTCGCCTGTGTGGGCTTCTTTTTAGGGATCCGCACTCAGAAgttaaaaacatattactaAGACTTCGCTGCCTGTCCGGCTGCGTAACCCCCAGTCCATCCAtccgtcaccaagctgtatctcgtAAAAACCGGAGCTCGGAGGCATCATTAGGCTTTTGAAATGGATGGCCAATTGTTTTGGCAAATTTGTGTCTTGTTTTAGTCTCTTTATACGAGACCCTCAGTGACACGAGTCTGTCtcacacttgaccagttttattacTCTCACTCGCCCTAGGTTCCCTCCGCCGGTTCGCCTACACgttatttcttttcaattcAGCGTAATGTCGCAATTGCTTAGATATACGGAGCTTGTTAGACTTGCGAcgagttttattgctttatttccACAATGTGATTGTGGGTAAGTCATTGGCAGCCTACAATGATGAGTGTGAATGTTATtcgttataaattatgattgaaTAAGTTTGTTACGAAACTTGTTTATTAACACGCaaacgtatttttctttgaagaacaactttatcgatattttttgccAGACTTGGACGTGGAGTtagttatacatttaaaaagcgTAGCCTTGTAGAAATGTAACAAAATCGTATGAAAGAAAACTATAGAAGTGATTGCCATGTGCACAATTTTAAAAgcagttgtattgaatttaaacaTACCTGAATAACCTACTACTTAAAACGTTTAATTTAACTAACAATCATTACCACCCAAATCGAAACGAAAATGTCACCCTAAAAAGATATACGTTTAATCTAAAAttcgatttcattttattgaattaggACACTTGAATGTTCTTACAAAACGGGTGAGGTTTGAATGGGGGCTCCCACCTAACCCCCAAGCTCGGCGGTCGGGTCCCTTGTACCAATGTACCGTAACCTGTGTCGTGGGTAGCGCCGGCGCCAAAGACCCGTTCCTCTT
The Trichoplusia ni isolate ovarian cell line Hi5 chromosome 23, tn1, whole genome shotgun sequence DNA segment above includes these coding regions:
- the LOC113504992 gene encoding myosin-3-like, producing the protein MCYTGRLVSPGNAPVCDGENENDKMEERESAPDHGVPDMTMMPEITEQAINDNLKTRYIHDLVYTYTGSILVAVNPYKELGCYTTVSFMNFPYLLVLRTYHQENDGRKQYARYLCDIGFLTLIYRDLPE